A stretch of Brachyhypopomus gauderio isolate BG-103 chromosome 3, BGAUD_0.2, whole genome shotgun sequence DNA encodes these proteins:
- the LOC143509905 gene encoding NACHT, LRR and PYD domains-containing protein 3-like: protein MRMKRKYKERFEKLYEEASLECERVRIKDTYTEVCMIKGCTGGVNTNHEVIQVENFYPKTEEIPITLNDLFKVQSTDNMRGTKVLTVGIAGVGKTVSVHKFILDWAEENYNQDLDFILYLPFRELNLIKDEKYSLSKLLLYFHQELRCGDEIEILNENHSLLFILDGLDESRIPLDLHQKKVSNVTEETTLDKLITNLINGELLSSALLWITSRPAAVNKIKWQYFNPVTEIRGFNDPQKEEYIRKRISDEAQASKIISHIKTARSLHILCHIPVFCRISATVLQKMLKDGTDMKSAPTTLTEMYLRFLLFLTEQMTEKYRTKQSTDNAVSSKPRKTDVPYIVKLGRLAFLQLQKGQLLFYESDLKDCGIDVHEALVYSGICTQIFKQEGKIFSFVHLSFQEFLAAVFVFLTFRIEGNPLLKTPLEKMRWKIKHTLGDLLETAVDKATRSENGHLDLFLRFLLGLTLESNQKLLKILHPELDIKKESLKGISDYIRLTIKITETFESTINLFHCLSELKDDSLTSEIQTFMNSGDLSTQTLSSTQSSALVFVLMMSEEIQEKFELKKYRRSDKGLKELIPVLKNTRHALLYGCGLTEESCRSLISVLQTENSSLRELDMNYNDLQDSGVEQLLAGLKSPHCKLEILRLSGCGLTKQSCKHLTSVLQTENSLLRELEMNNNELQDSGVEQLCAGLKSSHCKLEILRLSGCGLTVESCKAVRLVLQTEMSSLRELEMNNNELQDSGVKQLCAGLKSSHCKLEIFRLSGCLVTEEGCSSLASALSSNPSHLNELDLNYNHPGDSGVKLLSARLEDPNCRLDTLRVEHTGKMRVNQGLRKYVCELTLDPNTVNARLCLSEGNRKVTRVENQAYPDHPDRFINWEHVLCRESLTGCCYWEAEWTGTAYIAVTYKGISRKGNTEDCVFGYNVKSWRLRCSKDNYSVCHNKKETAIPFPPSSSNRVGVYLDWPAGTLSFYSVSSHTNTLTHLYTFHSKFTEPLYAGFWVSFDSSVCVN from the exons atgagaatgaaaagaaaatatAAAGAAAGATTTGAGAAGCTGTATGAGGAGGCATCACTAGAATGTGAGCGTGTGCGCATTAAAGACACTTACACTGAGGTTTGCATGATCAAAGGCTGCACAGGAGGAGTGAATACAAACCATGAAGTGATACAGGTGGAGAACTTTTATCCCAAAACAGAAGAAATACCAATCACACTCAATGACCTCTTTAAAGTGCAGTCTACTGACAACATGCGTGGAACTAAAGTCCTGACAGTGGGAATAGCTGGAGTGGGAAAAACAGTCTCTGTACACAAGTTCATTCTTGACTGGGCTGAAGAGAATTACAACCAGGATTTAGATTTCATCCTATACCTCCCATTTAGAGAGCTGAACTTGATCAAGGATGAAAAGTACAGCCTCTCAAAACTTCTTCTTTACTTCCATCAAGAACTCCGATGTGGAGATGAAATTGAGATTCTAAATGAAAACCATAGTTTGCTCTTCATTCTGGATGGACTGGATGAAAGTAGAATTCCTCTGGATCTTCATCAAAAGAAGGTGTCTAATGTAACAGAGGAGACCACTCTTGATAAACTAATAACAAACCTCATAAATGGAGAACTGCTTTCATCTGCTCTCCTGTGGATCACTTCACGACCTGCAGCAGTCAATAAGATCAAATGGCAGTATTTTAACCCTGTTACAGAAATCCGTGGATTCAATGACCCTCAGAAGGAGGAGTACAtcaggaagagaatcagtgaTGAGGCTCAAGCCAGCAAAATTATCTCACACATTAAAACTGCAAGAAGCCTCCATATCTTGTGTCACATTCCCGTCTTCTGCAGGATCTCAGCCACCGTGCTTCAGAAAATGCTAAAGGATGGTACAGACATGAAATCTGCTCCCACAACTCTGACAGAAATGTACTTACGTTTCCTGCTGTTTCTCACAGAGCAAATGACAGAGAAATACAGAACAAAGCAAAGCACTGACAATGCAGTTTCATCTAAGCCAAGAAAAACAGACGTGCCATATATAGTGAAGCTTGGAAGGTTAGCTTTTCTTCAGCTGCAGAAAGGACAGCTTCTGTTCTATGAGAGTGATCTGAAGGATTGTGGCATTGATGTTCACGAGGCTTTAGTGTACTCTGGAATTTGTACACAAATTTTTAAACAAGAGGGGAAAATTttcagctttgtgcatttgagcTTCCAGGAGTTTCTTGCTGCTGTATTTGTGTTCCTAACATTCAGGATTGAAGGTAACCCACTCCTTAAAACGCCACTGGAGAAAATGAGATGGAAGATAAAACACACACTGGGTGACCTTCTCGAGACAGCAGTAGATAAGGCCACGAGAAGTGAAAATGGACAtctggaccttttcctccgcttcctcCTTGGCCTCACACTGGAATCCAATCAGAAGCTCTTGAAGATTCTACACCCAGAACTGGACATCAAAAAAGAGAGTTTGAAGGGGATTTCTGACTATATCCGTTTAACTATCAAGATAACCGAAACCTTTGAAAGTACTATCAATTTATTCCACTGCTTAAGTGAACTGAAGGATGACTCCTTGACCAGTGAAATCCAGACCTTCATGAACTCAGGAGACCTCTCAACACAGACTCTCTCATCTACACAGTCTTCAGCTCTCGTGTTTGTGCTAATGATGTCAGAGGAGATTCAAGAGAAATTTGAGCTGAAGAAATACAGGCGATCTGATAAAGGACTGAAAGAACTAATTCCAGTGTTGAAAAACACAAGACATGCTCT ACTATATGGATGTGGTCTAACTGAAGAGTCTTGCAGATCTCTCATatcagttctacaaacagaaaactcttCACTGAGAGAGCTGGACATGAACTATAATGACCTgcaggattcaggagtggaaCAGCTCCTTGCTGGACTGAAAAgtccacactgtaaactggagattctcag ACTATCTGGGTGTGGTCTTACCAAACAGTCCTGTAAACATCTGACATCAGTTCTTCAAACAGAAAACTCCTTACTGAGAGAGCTGGAGATGAATAACAATGAACTTcaggattcaggagtggagcagctctgtgctggattgaagagttcacactgtaaactggagattctcag acTATCTGGATGTGGCCTCACTGTAGAGTCTTGCAAAGCTGTCAGATtagttctacaaacagaaatGTCCTCACTGAGAGAGCTGGAGATGAATAATAATGAACTGCAGGATTCAGGGGTGAAACAGCTCTGTGCTGGAttgaagagttcacactgtaaactggagattttCAG attgtctggttgtttggtcacagaggaaggctgttcttctctagcttcagctctgagttcaaacccctcacacctgaaCGAACTGGATCTGAATTACAAccacccaggagactcaggagtgaagctgctctctgctagactggaggatcccaactgcagactggacacactcag GGTGGAACACACAGGGAAGATGAGAGTCAACCAAGGACTAAGAAAAT atgtgtgtgagctcacactggacccaaacacagtgaacgcacgtctctgtctgtctgagggGAACAGAAAGGTGACGCGTGTGGAGAACCAGGCTTATCCTGATCATCCAGACAGATTTATTAACTGGGAGCATGTGCTGTGTAGAGAGAGTCTGACTGGATGCTGTTACTGGGAGGCTGAATGGACTGGGACGGCTTACATAGCAGTGACATATAAAGGAATCAGCAGGAAAGGAAACACTGAAGACTGTGTGTTTGGATACAATGTGAAGTCTTGGAGGTTGCGCTGCTCTAAAGACAATTACTCTGTTTGTCACAATAAGAAAGAAACTGCCATCCCCTTTCCCCCCTCCAGCTCCAACAGAGTAGGGGTGTATCTGGACTGGCCGGCCGGCACTCTGTCATTCTACAgtgtctcctctcacacaaacacactcacccacttatACACATTCCACTCCAAATTCACTGAGCCCCTCTATGCAGGATTTTGGGTCAGTTTTGACTCCTCAGTGTGTGTCAATTAG
- the LOC143509581 gene encoding uncharacterized protein LOC143509581, whose translation MSFLSESPSSPAPQVVSRSGPLGNLRQLLDEIDEVGELVQREERALMKLRRDADGRSVAKTKTTERLQADRQEERRAYWPETWSGATCTDDAQPMTAMGAAEEWRHNAGQNSVRAERATPACSEIAACASGRNKLITPLQLPRYDGLSDWAEYDAQLKITANRMGWSDYETAAHLCLSLQGHAKRTLIELREEEHDDLTALRNALRARFGRQPLSAAARQRLSLRRRARGERLALLAADITLLVRQAYPTFPEEVRQRLALDRFVEALEPFELQTHVLLKDPASLDLAIEEAERAELVLSRGPTTRPTAAARPGRDTAGRRTMTCWRCGLPDHKASECTLGSSLPSRRLGINGLYTPPMVNDKPPAPRDMYRSDTEVPAACDVDVAGVDDAVDCGRMDAEAPLPPGSPATLQVPSPSHTRHSRPQRTRGPPRHLGDFVTGFPI comes from the exons ATGAGCTTCTTGAGTGAGTCTCCTTCTTCACCGGCGCCACAAGTGGTGTCAAGAAGTGGGCCTCTGGGCAATCTGCGTCAACTGTTGGACGAGATTGACGAGGTGGGCGAACTGGTGCAACGGGAGGAAAGAGCACTAATGAAGCTACGGAGAGATGCAGATGGACGGAGCGTGGCGAAGACGAAAACCACGGAGCGGCTACAAGCTGATCGGCAGGAAGAGCGCCGAGCGTACTGGCCGGAGACGTGGAGCGGCGCCACCTGCACGGACGACGCCCAACCAATGACGGCGATGGGGGCCGCCGAGGAGTGGAGACACAACGCGGGCCAGAACAGCGTACGTGCGGAGCGTGCTACACCGGCTTGCAGCGAAATAGCGGCATGCGCCTCGGGCCGGAACAAACTCATTACGCCGCTCCAACTGCCCAGGTATGATGGACTTTCCGACTGGGCTGAATATGATGCTCAGCTGAAGATCACAGCGAACAGAATGGGATGGTCGGACTACGAAACGGCGGCACATTTGTGCCTATCACTGCAAGGCCACGCTAAGCGTACGCTCATTGAACTGAGAGAGGAGGAACACGACGATCTAACCGCGCTGCGCAACGCTCTGAGGGCGCGCTTTGGCAGGCAGCCGCTGAGCGCCGCGGCGAGGCAGAGACTGTCACTAAGACGGCGCGCACGTGGCGAACGCCTCGCGCTATTGGCAGCTGACATCACACTGCTGGTGCGGCAGGCGTATCCGACGTTCCCAGAGGAAGTCAGACAGAGGCTGGCCTTAGACAGGTTCGTGGAGGCACTGGAACCTTTTGAGTTACAAACACACGTCCTGCTGAAGGACCCGGCGTCGCTGGATTTGGCGATCGAAGAGGCGGAGAGGGCGGAGCTGGTGCTTTCCAGAGGACCCACAACGCGTCCGACGGCTGCTGCGAGACCGGGGCGAGACACAGCGGGACGTCGAACGATGACGTGCTGGAGATGTGGGCTACCGGATCACAAGGCATCCGAATGCACGCTCGGGTCCTCGCTACCTTCACGCCGACTGGGCATAAATGGACTATACACCCCCCCGATGGTCAATGACAAGCCG CCTGCTCCACGGGACATGTACAGATCTGACACTGAGGTCCCTGCTGCTTGTGACGTCGACGTGGCGGGAGTGGACGATGCTGTGGATTGTGGACGAATGGACGCTGAGGCGCCCCTGCCTCCCGGTTCTCCCGCCACGCTACAGGTACCTTCCCCGTCTCACACACGGCACTCCAGGCCACAGAGGACCCGTGGACCACCCCGTCACTTGGGTGACTTTGTCACCGGATTTCCTATTTAG